From a region of the Syngnathoides biaculeatus isolate LvHL_M chromosome 2, ASM1980259v1, whole genome shotgun sequence genome:
- the lamb2 gene encoding laminin subunit beta-2 isoform X1 — protein MHASLLALVCVLAGAAGQEPDRNHGCAHGSCYPATGDLLVGREKNLKASSTCGMRRKEPYCIVSHLQDEKKCFDCDSRRPYDPIYNTINHRIENVITTFKPHRKKSWWQSENGKSNVYIQLDLEAEFHFTHLIMTFKTFRPAAMLIERSADFGRNWQIYRYFSHDCAANFPGISQGPLHNIDDVICESRYSDIEPSTEGEVIYRVLDPAIRIEDPYSPNIQNQLKITNLRVNFTKLHTLGDNLLDPRPEIKEKYYYAMYELVVRGNCFCYGHASECAPIDGIRDDIEGMVHGKCVCNHNTRGLNCERCEDFYNEKPWRPAEGSNTNACKKCNCNSHSSVCHFDMAVYLATGNVSGGVCDDCQHNTMGRNCELCKPFYYKEPLKDIRDPRVCIACDCDPEGSENGGMCDSHTAPTLGMVAGQCRCKANVEGQRCDKCRTGYFGLSADNPQGCQSCRCDHRGTVAGSTQCDPVSGDCFCKRLVTGRSCDQCLPEHWGLSLDLNGCRGCECDIGAALDNHCSMDSGQCRCRSHMTGRQCTQVESGYFFMALDHFLYEAELAKMGQGCTLETREHHQGRPATWTGIGFAHVPEGGTLEFIITNVPYSMEYDLLIRYESQMPRDWEEVRITVIRPGPIPTSSPCGNTIPDDDKLVVALAAGARFMVPPQPVCLERGVTYTIRFEFRRYQDANAVLNGAANAVLLVDSIALMPRHSSIEIFNAGDLASSNRKQTYERYRCHEGAKSVTRPSMSDTCAKMITTMSAVINDGALPCNCDPQGSISSVCDVRGGQCRCRPNVIGRRCEQCAPGTYGFGPSGCIACGCSVEGSVTRLCDKYTGLCQCRPGAFGQQCDRCQAGHWGFPNCRPCQCNNHADECDQRNGACINCRDNTGGDNCDRCANGYHGNPILGVTPGAWCRPCPCPDGPASGRHFAASCYQDNRNRQIVCNCNHGYTGTRCEHCAPGYYGNPSQPGGRCQPCQCNNNIDMSDIDACDRRIGECRKCLYNTEGPNCGICKSGYFGDATRRNCRKCVCNFLGTERSQCMERDDCVCQRNTGQCQCVPNVIGQTCDHCSPGHWNLASGKGCEPCGCDPHNSVTSTCNEFTGQCQCRDGFGGKTCTDCQENYWGDPRTQCRACDCDWRGIETSQCNRVTGHCVCQQGVSGVRCDQCARGFSGLFPNCQPCHQCFGDWDRIVQDLAVRTRALAERAHEIQTTGLTGAYEKTFRDLEEKLAQAQTIVNSRNLTAATISTLMELIEHLRSQIGETTDTLNRLEGDLTVVQDSNSEASKELSALEREARELNLTSEQLHHQLNVLKNSNFRGAYDSIRASYNKSRDAERRANESTVNRPSTVSQSADTRRHTERLISAKKDDFNRKNAANKRSLAELKTKVQDLDMQKINEKVCGATSDAPCAESPCGGAGCRDDEGNRHCGGLNCNGALSAADNALERAKHAEKQLNKAMGEVEGLVTKVAEAKTKAEEAKGKAQAALNKAKRTKNKMELSNNDLRDLIKQIRDFLMQEGADPEHIEAVANRVLELSIPASPLQIRHLVDEIKERVRSLSSVDAILAQTQDDVRKAEKLLLDAKRERHHAEGVKTTAEKVKQALVDAKTAQTSAEKAIARARADIDETQTRLAQIESETSNGERQLREAVDRLGTLGREINGLKTKRANNSMAAARAEETATMARDKANEAKQILDGQLTDKYHELKQRVDTKAKAVQDAKTKAEGLRDEAKQLLQDAQSKLQRLTELEKNYEENERQLQGKARQLDGLEDKMRAILNDINKQIQIYNTCQ, from the exons TCTTGGCTGGAGCCGCCGGCCAGGAGCCCGATCGCAACCACGGATGTGCCCATGGCAGCTGTTACCCAGCAACGGGGGACCTGCTGGTCGGACGTGAGAAAAACCTGAAGGCCTCGTCTACGTGTGGGATGAGGAGGAAGGAGCCCTACTGCATTGTCAGCCACCTGCAG GACGAGAAGAAATGTTTCGACTGTGACTCCAGAAGGCCTTATGACCCCATCTACAACACCATCAATCACCGCATCGAGAACGTGATCACCACCTTTAAGCCTCACCGCAAGAAGTCATGGTGGCAGTCTGAGAACG GAAAGTCAAATGTGTATATCCAACTGGACCTGGAGGCAGAGTTTCATTTCACTCACCTCATTATGACCTTCAAG acTTTCCGTCCGGCGGCCATGTTGATTGAGCGCTCGGCCGATTTTGGTCGCAACTGGCAGATCTACCGTTATTTTTCCCATGACTGTGCTGCCAACTTTCCCGGCATATCCCAGGGTCCTTTACACAACATCGACGACGTCATCTGCGAATCACGTTATTCTGACATCGAGCCGTCAACAGAGGGAGAG GTCATCTACAGGGTGTTGGATCCAGCCATCAGGATTGAGGATCCATACAGCCCAAACATCCAGA ACCAGCTGAAAATCACCAACTTGAGGGTCAACTTCACTAAACTTCACACACTGGGAGACAACCTGCTGGATCCGAGACCTGAAATCAAAGAAAAGTATTACTACGCCATGTATGAGCTGGTTGTGCGTGGAAACTGCTTTTGCTACGGCCACGCTTCAGAGTGCGCCCCAATTGATGGAATCAGGGATGATATAGAAGGAATG GTTCATGGCAAGTGTGTGTGTAACCACAACACCAGGGGTCTGAACTGTGAGCGCTGTGAGGATTTCTATAACGAAAAGCCTTGGAGACCTGCGGAAGGCAGCAACACCAACGCATGCAAAA AGTGCAATTGCAATAGTCACTCATCAGTTTGCCATTTTGACATGGCAGTCTATTTGGCCACGGGCAACGTCAGTGGAGGAGTTTGCGATGACTGTCAGCACAACACGATGGGCCGAAACTGTGAATTGTGCAAGCCCTTTTACTACAAAGAACCCCTTAAAGACATCCGGGACCCTCGGGTATGCATTG CTTGTGACTGCGATCCAGAAGGTTCTGAGAACGGAGGGATGTGCGACAGCCACACAGCGCCGACACTGGGCATGGTGGCTGGCCAGTGTCGCTGTAAAGCCAACGTCGAGGGCCAACGCTGTGACAAGTGTAGAACCGGGTACTTTGGCCTGAGTGCTGATAACCCTCAGGGTTGCCAGT CTTGCCGGTGTGACCACAGGGGAACGGTGGCGGGCAGCACCCAGTGTGACCCAGTTAGTGGAGACTGCTTCTGCAAACGTCTTGTCACTGGACGAAGCTGTGACCAGTGTCTG CCAGAACACTGGGGCCTGAGTCTCGACTTGAATGGCTGCCGAGGATGTGAATGTGACATCGGAGCTGCTCTCGATAACCA CTGCTCCATGGATAGTGGCCAGTGTCGGTGCCGCAGTCACATGACCGGACGCCAATGTACACAGGTGGAGTCTGGGTATTTCTTCATGGCTTTGGATCACTTCTTGTATGAAGCTGAGTTGGCCAAAATGGGTCAG GGATGTACATTGGAGACCAGGGAACACCACCAAGGTCGTCCGGCCACATGGACGGGTATTGGGTTTGCCCATGTACCTGAAGGTGGCACTCTTGAGTTCATCATCACCAACGTTCCTTATTCCATGGAGTATGACCTGCTCATCCGCTATGAGTCACAG ATGCCCCGAGACTGGGAAGAGGTACGAATAACAGTGATACGACCTGGTCCAATTCCAACAAGCAGCCCATGTGGAAACACAATCCCAGATGATGACAAACTTGTTGTCGCCCTGGCGGCTGGGGCCAG GTTCATGGTTCCTCCTCAGCCTGTGTGTTTGGAGAGAGGTGTTACGTACACCATCCGCTTCGAGTTCAGGCGCTATCAGGATGCCAATGCTGTCCTTAATGGAGCAGCCAATGCTGTCCTCCTTGTGGACTCT ATTGCTTTGATGCCTCGTCACTCTTCCATTGAGATCTTTAATGCCGGGGATCTGGCCTctagcaacaggaagcagacctacGAGCGGTACCGTTGCCACGAAGGAGCGAAGAGCGTGACCCGCCCATCCATGAGTGATACCTGTGCCAAGATGATCACAACCATGTCGGCTGTTATTAATGACGGGGCTTTgc CTTGCAACTGTGACCCCCAGGGATCTATCAGCTCTGTGTGCGATGTCCGTGGGGGTCAGTGTCGTTGCAGACCCAACGTCATTGGTCGGCGGTGTGAACAGTGTGCCCCGGGAACTTATGGCTTTGGACCTTCAGGCTGCATAG CCTGCGGTTGCAGCGTGGAAGGCTCAGTCACTCGGCTGTGTGACAAATACACGGGGCTGTGTCAGTGTCGGCCCGGAGCATTTGGCCAGCAGTGCGACAGATGCCAGGCAGGTCATTGGGGCTTCCCCAACTGCCGCCCCTGCCAGTGCAACAACCACGCCGACGAGTGTGACCAGAGGAACGGTGCATGTATTAACTGCAGGGACAACACCGGAGGAGACAATTGCGACAG GTGTGCAAATGGTTACCATGGTAACCCAATACTGGGCGTAACACCCGGGGCCTGGTGTCGTCCATGCCCGTGTCCAGACGGCCCAGCCAGCGGACGTCACTTTGCAGCATCTTGTTATCAGGACAACCGCAACCGGCAAATTGTCTGCAACTGTAACCATGGATACACAG GTACCCGATGTGAGCATTGTGCTCCTGGTTACTATGGCAACCCTTCTCAGCCAGGTGGGCGGTGCCAGCCGTGCCAGTGCAACAATAACATAGACATGTCTGATATTGACGCGTGCGACCGACGAATCGGAGAGTGCAGAAAGTGCCTTTACAATACAGAAGGACCCAACTGTGGCATCTGCAAAAGCGGCTATTTCGGCGATGCTACAAGGCGCAACTGCAGGA AATGTGTTTGTAACTTCCTGGGTACGGAGCGTAGCCAGTGTATGGAACGTGATGACTGCGTGTGCCAGCGGAATACAGGCCAGTGCCAATGTGTACCAAATGTCATTGGTCAGACGTGCGACCACTGTTCCCCTGGACACTGGAACCTGGCGAGTGGCAAAGGATGTGAACCCTGCGGTTGTGACCCCCACAATTCAGTCACCTCAACGTGTAACGAG TTTACTGGGCAGTGTCAATGCCGTGATGGGTTTGGTGGGAAGACCTGCACAGATTGTCAGGAGAACTACTGGGGAGACCCTCGGACACAGTGCAGAG CTTGTGACTGTGACTGGCGAGGCATTGAGACCTCTCAGTGCAACCGTGTGACAGGTCACTGTGTATGCCAGCAGGGGGTGTCTGGTGTCCGCTGTGACCAGTGTGCCCGAGGTTTCTCGGGTCTCTTCCCCAACTGCCAGCCCTGCCATCAATGCTTTGGGGACTGGGACCGCATTGTCCAG GACCTGGCGGTGCGCACCAGGGCTTTGGCTGAGCGTGCCCATGAGATTCAGACTACTGGCCTTACCGGGGCTTATGAGAAGACTTTTAGGGATCTTGAAGAGAAACTGGCCCAAGCTCAAACCATCGTCAACTCACGTAACCTCACTGCTGCAACCATTAGCACTCTGATGGAACTTATTGAACATCTTAg atcTCAAATTGGGGAGACCACTGACACATTGAACCGTCTAGAAGGAGATCTGACTGTCGTCCAGGACAGCAACTCAGAGGCAAGCAAGGAGCTGAGTGCTCTTGAGCGAGAGGCCAGAGAACTCAATCTGACTTCAGAGCAGCTCCATCACCAGCTCAATGTGCTAAAAAACTCAAATTTCCGAG GCGCGTACGACAGCATTCGTGCCTCTTACAACAAGTCTAGGGACGCTGAGCGCCGTGCTAATGAATCAACTGTGAACAGGCCCAGCACGGTCAGCCAATCGGCCGACACCCGCCGTCACACCGAACGCCTCATCTCCGCCAAGAAGGATGACTTCAACCGCAAAAATGCCGCCAACAAGCGCTCACTGGCAGAACTCAAGACCAAAGTTCAGGATCTGGATATGCAGAAGATCAATGAGAAG GTTTGCGGTGCCACAAGCGACGCTCCCTGTGCGGAAAGCCCTTGTGGAGGTGCAGGTTGCCGAGACGACGAAGGGAACCGTCACTGCGGAGGCCTGAACTGCAATGGTGCTTTATCAGCCGCTGATAATGCTTTGGAGAGAGCCAAGCATGCAGAGAAGCAGCTCAACAAAGCTATGGGAGAAGTGGAGGGACTCGTCACCAAG GTGGCGGAGGCTAAAACAAAGGCAGAGGAGGCCAAGGGTAAAGCACAAGCAGCTCTCAACAAAGCCAAACgcaccaagaacaaaatggagCTCTCCAACAATGACCTGCGAGACCTCATCAAACAGATCAGGGACTTCCTCATGC AGGAAGGAGCAGACCCTGAACACATTGAGGCCGTAGCGAACCGTGTGCTGGAGCTATCCATCCCTGCTTCTCCTCTCCAGATCAGACATCTCGTCGACGAAATCAAAGAACGTGTCCGCAGCCTTTCCAGTGTAGATGCCATTCTGGCACAGACACAGGACGATGTCCGTAAGGCAGAAAAACTACTGCTGGATGCCAAGAGAGAAAg GCATCATGCTGAAGGTGTGAAGACCACAGCAGAAAAAGTGAAGCAGGCCTTGGTGGATGCTAAGACTGCCCAAACGTCTGCAGAGAAGGCCATCGCCAGAGCCAGAGCTGACATTGATGAGACTCAGACCCGCCTGGCACAG
- the lamb2 gene encoding laminin subunit beta-2 isoform X2: MRRKEPYCIVSHLQDEKKCFDCDSRRPYDPIYNTINHRIENVITTFKPHRKKSWWQSENGKSNVYIQLDLEAEFHFTHLIMTFKTFRPAAMLIERSADFGRNWQIYRYFSHDCAANFPGISQGPLHNIDDVICESRYSDIEPSTEGEVIYRVLDPAIRIEDPYSPNIQNQLKITNLRVNFTKLHTLGDNLLDPRPEIKEKYYYAMYELVVRGNCFCYGHASECAPIDGIRDDIEGMVHGKCVCNHNTRGLNCERCEDFYNEKPWRPAEGSNTNACKKCNCNSHSSVCHFDMAVYLATGNVSGGVCDDCQHNTMGRNCELCKPFYYKEPLKDIRDPRVCIACDCDPEGSENGGMCDSHTAPTLGMVAGQCRCKANVEGQRCDKCRTGYFGLSADNPQGCQSCRCDHRGTVAGSTQCDPVSGDCFCKRLVTGRSCDQCLPEHWGLSLDLNGCRGCECDIGAALDNHCSMDSGQCRCRSHMTGRQCTQVESGYFFMALDHFLYEAELAKMGQGCTLETREHHQGRPATWTGIGFAHVPEGGTLEFIITNVPYSMEYDLLIRYESQMPRDWEEVRITVIRPGPIPTSSPCGNTIPDDDKLVVALAAGARFMVPPQPVCLERGVTYTIRFEFRRYQDANAVLNGAANAVLLVDSIALMPRHSSIEIFNAGDLASSNRKQTYERYRCHEGAKSVTRPSMSDTCAKMITTMSAVINDGALPCNCDPQGSISSVCDVRGGQCRCRPNVIGRRCEQCAPGTYGFGPSGCIACGCSVEGSVTRLCDKYTGLCQCRPGAFGQQCDRCQAGHWGFPNCRPCQCNNHADECDQRNGACINCRDNTGGDNCDRCANGYHGNPILGVTPGAWCRPCPCPDGPASGRHFAASCYQDNRNRQIVCNCNHGYTGTRCEHCAPGYYGNPSQPGGRCQPCQCNNNIDMSDIDACDRRIGECRKCLYNTEGPNCGICKSGYFGDATRRNCRKCVCNFLGTERSQCMERDDCVCQRNTGQCQCVPNVIGQTCDHCSPGHWNLASGKGCEPCGCDPHNSVTSTCNEFTGQCQCRDGFGGKTCTDCQENYWGDPRTQCRACDCDWRGIETSQCNRVTGHCVCQQGVSGVRCDQCARGFSGLFPNCQPCHQCFGDWDRIVQDLAVRTRALAERAHEIQTTGLTGAYEKTFRDLEEKLAQAQTIVNSRNLTAATISTLMELIEHLRSQIGETTDTLNRLEGDLTVVQDSNSEASKELSALEREARELNLTSEQLHHQLNVLKNSNFRGAYDSIRASYNKSRDAERRANESTVNRPSTVSQSADTRRHTERLISAKKDDFNRKNAANKRSLAELKTKVQDLDMQKINEKVCGATSDAPCAESPCGGAGCRDDEGNRHCGGLNCNGALSAADNALERAKHAEKQLNKAMGEVEGLVTKVAEAKTKAEEAKGKAQAALNKAKRTKNKMELSNNDLRDLIKQIRDFLMQEGADPEHIEAVANRVLELSIPASPLQIRHLVDEIKERVRSLSSVDAILAQTQDDVRKAEKLLLDAKRERHHAEGVKTTAEKVKQALVDAKTAQTSAEKAIARARADIDETQTRLAQIESETSNGERQLREAVDRLGTLGREINGLKTKRANNSMAAARAEETATMARDKANEAKQILDGQLTDKYHELKQRVDTKAKAVQDAKTKAEGLRDEAKQLLQDAQSKLQRLTELEKNYEENERQLQGKARQLDGLEDKMRAILNDINKQIQIYNTCQ, encoded by the exons ATGAGGAGGAAGGAGCCCTACTGCATTGTCAGCCACCTGCAG GACGAGAAGAAATGTTTCGACTGTGACTCCAGAAGGCCTTATGACCCCATCTACAACACCATCAATCACCGCATCGAGAACGTGATCACCACCTTTAAGCCTCACCGCAAGAAGTCATGGTGGCAGTCTGAGAACG GAAAGTCAAATGTGTATATCCAACTGGACCTGGAGGCAGAGTTTCATTTCACTCACCTCATTATGACCTTCAAG acTTTCCGTCCGGCGGCCATGTTGATTGAGCGCTCGGCCGATTTTGGTCGCAACTGGCAGATCTACCGTTATTTTTCCCATGACTGTGCTGCCAACTTTCCCGGCATATCCCAGGGTCCTTTACACAACATCGACGACGTCATCTGCGAATCACGTTATTCTGACATCGAGCCGTCAACAGAGGGAGAG GTCATCTACAGGGTGTTGGATCCAGCCATCAGGATTGAGGATCCATACAGCCCAAACATCCAGA ACCAGCTGAAAATCACCAACTTGAGGGTCAACTTCACTAAACTTCACACACTGGGAGACAACCTGCTGGATCCGAGACCTGAAATCAAAGAAAAGTATTACTACGCCATGTATGAGCTGGTTGTGCGTGGAAACTGCTTTTGCTACGGCCACGCTTCAGAGTGCGCCCCAATTGATGGAATCAGGGATGATATAGAAGGAATG GTTCATGGCAAGTGTGTGTGTAACCACAACACCAGGGGTCTGAACTGTGAGCGCTGTGAGGATTTCTATAACGAAAAGCCTTGGAGACCTGCGGAAGGCAGCAACACCAACGCATGCAAAA AGTGCAATTGCAATAGTCACTCATCAGTTTGCCATTTTGACATGGCAGTCTATTTGGCCACGGGCAACGTCAGTGGAGGAGTTTGCGATGACTGTCAGCACAACACGATGGGCCGAAACTGTGAATTGTGCAAGCCCTTTTACTACAAAGAACCCCTTAAAGACATCCGGGACCCTCGGGTATGCATTG CTTGTGACTGCGATCCAGAAGGTTCTGAGAACGGAGGGATGTGCGACAGCCACACAGCGCCGACACTGGGCATGGTGGCTGGCCAGTGTCGCTGTAAAGCCAACGTCGAGGGCCAACGCTGTGACAAGTGTAGAACCGGGTACTTTGGCCTGAGTGCTGATAACCCTCAGGGTTGCCAGT CTTGCCGGTGTGACCACAGGGGAACGGTGGCGGGCAGCACCCAGTGTGACCCAGTTAGTGGAGACTGCTTCTGCAAACGTCTTGTCACTGGACGAAGCTGTGACCAGTGTCTG CCAGAACACTGGGGCCTGAGTCTCGACTTGAATGGCTGCCGAGGATGTGAATGTGACATCGGAGCTGCTCTCGATAACCA CTGCTCCATGGATAGTGGCCAGTGTCGGTGCCGCAGTCACATGACCGGACGCCAATGTACACAGGTGGAGTCTGGGTATTTCTTCATGGCTTTGGATCACTTCTTGTATGAAGCTGAGTTGGCCAAAATGGGTCAG GGATGTACATTGGAGACCAGGGAACACCACCAAGGTCGTCCGGCCACATGGACGGGTATTGGGTTTGCCCATGTACCTGAAGGTGGCACTCTTGAGTTCATCATCACCAACGTTCCTTATTCCATGGAGTATGACCTGCTCATCCGCTATGAGTCACAG ATGCCCCGAGACTGGGAAGAGGTACGAATAACAGTGATACGACCTGGTCCAATTCCAACAAGCAGCCCATGTGGAAACACAATCCCAGATGATGACAAACTTGTTGTCGCCCTGGCGGCTGGGGCCAG GTTCATGGTTCCTCCTCAGCCTGTGTGTTTGGAGAGAGGTGTTACGTACACCATCCGCTTCGAGTTCAGGCGCTATCAGGATGCCAATGCTGTCCTTAATGGAGCAGCCAATGCTGTCCTCCTTGTGGACTCT ATTGCTTTGATGCCTCGTCACTCTTCCATTGAGATCTTTAATGCCGGGGATCTGGCCTctagcaacaggaagcagacctacGAGCGGTACCGTTGCCACGAAGGAGCGAAGAGCGTGACCCGCCCATCCATGAGTGATACCTGTGCCAAGATGATCACAACCATGTCGGCTGTTATTAATGACGGGGCTTTgc CTTGCAACTGTGACCCCCAGGGATCTATCAGCTCTGTGTGCGATGTCCGTGGGGGTCAGTGTCGTTGCAGACCCAACGTCATTGGTCGGCGGTGTGAACAGTGTGCCCCGGGAACTTATGGCTTTGGACCTTCAGGCTGCATAG CCTGCGGTTGCAGCGTGGAAGGCTCAGTCACTCGGCTGTGTGACAAATACACGGGGCTGTGTCAGTGTCGGCCCGGAGCATTTGGCCAGCAGTGCGACAGATGCCAGGCAGGTCATTGGGGCTTCCCCAACTGCCGCCCCTGCCAGTGCAACAACCACGCCGACGAGTGTGACCAGAGGAACGGTGCATGTATTAACTGCAGGGACAACACCGGAGGAGACAATTGCGACAG GTGTGCAAATGGTTACCATGGTAACCCAATACTGGGCGTAACACCCGGGGCCTGGTGTCGTCCATGCCCGTGTCCAGACGGCCCAGCCAGCGGACGTCACTTTGCAGCATCTTGTTATCAGGACAACCGCAACCGGCAAATTGTCTGCAACTGTAACCATGGATACACAG GTACCCGATGTGAGCATTGTGCTCCTGGTTACTATGGCAACCCTTCTCAGCCAGGTGGGCGGTGCCAGCCGTGCCAGTGCAACAATAACATAGACATGTCTGATATTGACGCGTGCGACCGACGAATCGGAGAGTGCAGAAAGTGCCTTTACAATACAGAAGGACCCAACTGTGGCATCTGCAAAAGCGGCTATTTCGGCGATGCTACAAGGCGCAACTGCAGGA AATGTGTTTGTAACTTCCTGGGTACGGAGCGTAGCCAGTGTATGGAACGTGATGACTGCGTGTGCCAGCGGAATACAGGCCAGTGCCAATGTGTACCAAATGTCATTGGTCAGACGTGCGACCACTGTTCCCCTGGACACTGGAACCTGGCGAGTGGCAAAGGATGTGAACCCTGCGGTTGTGACCCCCACAATTCAGTCACCTCAACGTGTAACGAG TTTACTGGGCAGTGTCAATGCCGTGATGGGTTTGGTGGGAAGACCTGCACAGATTGTCAGGAGAACTACTGGGGAGACCCTCGGACACAGTGCAGAG CTTGTGACTGTGACTGGCGAGGCATTGAGACCTCTCAGTGCAACCGTGTGACAGGTCACTGTGTATGCCAGCAGGGGGTGTCTGGTGTCCGCTGTGACCAGTGTGCCCGAGGTTTCTCGGGTCTCTTCCCCAACTGCCAGCCCTGCCATCAATGCTTTGGGGACTGGGACCGCATTGTCCAG GACCTGGCGGTGCGCACCAGGGCTTTGGCTGAGCGTGCCCATGAGATTCAGACTACTGGCCTTACCGGGGCTTATGAGAAGACTTTTAGGGATCTTGAAGAGAAACTGGCCCAAGCTCAAACCATCGTCAACTCACGTAACCTCACTGCTGCAACCATTAGCACTCTGATGGAACTTATTGAACATCTTAg atcTCAAATTGGGGAGACCACTGACACATTGAACCGTCTAGAAGGAGATCTGACTGTCGTCCAGGACAGCAACTCAGAGGCAAGCAAGGAGCTGAGTGCTCTTGAGCGAGAGGCCAGAGAACTCAATCTGACTTCAGAGCAGCTCCATCACCAGCTCAATGTGCTAAAAAACTCAAATTTCCGAG GCGCGTACGACAGCATTCGTGCCTCTTACAACAAGTCTAGGGACGCTGAGCGCCGTGCTAATGAATCAACTGTGAACAGGCCCAGCACGGTCAGCCAATCGGCCGACACCCGCCGTCACACCGAACGCCTCATCTCCGCCAAGAAGGATGACTTCAACCGCAAAAATGCCGCCAACAAGCGCTCACTGGCAGAACTCAAGACCAAAGTTCAGGATCTGGATATGCAGAAGATCAATGAGAAG GTTTGCGGTGCCACAAGCGACGCTCCCTGTGCGGAAAGCCCTTGTGGAGGTGCAGGTTGCCGAGACGACGAAGGGAACCGTCACTGCGGAGGCCTGAACTGCAATGGTGCTTTATCAGCCGCTGATAATGCTTTGGAGAGAGCCAAGCATGCAGAGAAGCAGCTCAACAAAGCTATGGGAGAAGTGGAGGGACTCGTCACCAAG GTGGCGGAGGCTAAAACAAAGGCAGAGGAGGCCAAGGGTAAAGCACAAGCAGCTCTCAACAAAGCCAAACgcaccaagaacaaaatggagCTCTCCAACAATGACCTGCGAGACCTCATCAAACAGATCAGGGACTTCCTCATGC AGGAAGGAGCAGACCCTGAACACATTGAGGCCGTAGCGAACCGTGTGCTGGAGCTATCCATCCCTGCTTCTCCTCTCCAGATCAGACATCTCGTCGACGAAATCAAAGAACGTGTCCGCAGCCTTTCCAGTGTAGATGCCATTCTGGCACAGACACAGGACGATGTCCGTAAGGCAGAAAAACTACTGCTGGATGCCAAGAGAGAAAg GCATCATGCTGAAGGTGTGAAGACCACAGCAGAAAAAGTGAAGCAGGCCTTGGTGGATGCTAAGACTGCCCAAACGTCTGCAGAGAAGGCCATCGCCAGAGCCAGAGCTGACATTGATGAGACTCAGACCCGCCTGGCACAG